Within the Burkholderia sp. NRF60-BP8 genome, the region TCGCGCGATGCCGCCGCCGGTACGCCAGGGAGGCGGGGGCGGCGGTTATGCACGGCCGCAAGGCGGCGGAAACGGTGGCGGCAACCACGGCGGCGGCGGGGGTGGCGGCCCCGACGAACTCCGTCACTGACGGGGCCGCACCGCGGGTGCCGGACGAAAAAAAGCCGCTCCGAAGAGCGGCTTTTGGATCGGGCAAGCGCGGCGAGGTAAGGTGCTACCGGTCGCCGGTCGCTCGCGGCATCAGTCGTCGAGCAGCGACAGATCGCGCACGGCGCCCTTGTCGGCCGACATGACGAGCTTCGCGTACGCCTTCAGCGCCGCGGACACCTTGCGCGGGCGCGGCTGCGCGGGCTTCCAGCCCTTCGCGTTCTGTTCTTCGCGGCGGCGCGCCAGCTCCTCGTCCGACACCAGCACGTCGATCGTGCGATTCGGAATGTCGATGCGGATCCGGTCGCCGTCGCGCACGAGGCCGATCGCGCCGCCCGCTGCCGCTTCCGGCGAGCAATGGCCGATCGACAGACCCGACGTGCCGCCCGAGAAACGGCCGTCCGTCAGCAGCGCGCACGCCTTGCCGAGCCCCTTCGACTTGATGTAGCTGGTCGGGTAGAGCATCTCCTGCATGCCCGGGCCGCCCTTCGGGCCTTCGTAGCGCACGATCACCACGTCGCCGGCCTTGACCTTGTCGTTCAGAATGTTTTCGACCGCTTCGTCCTGCGATTCGGTCACGTGCGCCGAGCCTTCGAACACGAGGATGCTCTCGTCGACGCCGGCCGTCTTCACCACGCAGCCGTCGAGCGCGATGTTGCCCGTCAGCACGGCAAGGCCGCCTTCCTTCGAGAATGCGTGCTCGTACGAGCGGATGCAGCCTTCGGCGCGATCGAGGTCGAGGCTCGGCCAGCGCGTGTCCTGGCTGAACGCGACCTGCGTCGGGATGCCGGCCGGGCCGGCCAGGTAGAACGTGCGCACGGCTTCGTCCTGCGTGCGGACGATGTCCCACTGGTCGAGCGCGTCCTTCAGCGTCGGCGCGTGCACGGTCGGCACGTCGGTGTGCAGCTTGCCGGCGCGGTCGAGTTCGCCGAGGATCGCCATGATGCCGCCTGCGCGGTGCACGTCCTCGATGTGGTACTTGTTCGTGTTCGGCGCGACCTTGCACAGCTGCGGCACGCTGCGCGACAGGCGATCGATGTCCTTCATCGTGAAGTCGATGCCGGCTTCCTGCGCGATCGCCAGCAGGTGCAGGATCGTGTTGGTCGAACCGCCCATCGCGATGTCGAGCGTCATCGCGTTCTCGAACGCCTTGAAGCCGACCGAGCGCGGCAGCACGCGTTCGTCGTCCTGCTCGTAGTGCTGGCGCGTCAGTTCGACGATGCGGCGGCCGGCGCGCTTGAACAGTTGTTCGCGATCGGCGTGCGTGGCGACCACCGTGCCGTTGCCGGGCAGCGACAGGCCGAGCGCTTCGGTCAGGCAGTTCATCGAGTTCGCGGTGAACATGCCCGAGCACGAGCCGCAGGTCGGGCATGCCGAGCGTTCGACTTCGGCGACGTCGGCATCCGAATACGACTGGTCGGCCGCGATCACCATCGCGTCGACGAGGTCGAGCTTCTTCAGTTCGACGGTCTTGGTGACCGGGTTCGCGAGACGCGTCTTGCCGGCTTCCATCGGGCCGCCCGACACGAAGATCACCGGAATGTTCAGGCGCATCGCGGCCATCAGCATCCCCGGCGTGATCTTGTCGCAGTTCGAGATGCACACCATCGCGTCCGCGCAGTGCGCGTTCACCATGTATTCGACCGAGTCGGCGATGATGTCGCGGCTCGGCAGCGAATACAGCATGCCGTCATGGCCCATCGCGATGCCGTCGTCGACCGCGATCGTGTTGAATTCCTTCGCGACGCCGCCGGCAGCCTCGATCTCGCGCGCGACGAGCTGGCCGAGATCCTTCAGGTGCACGTGCCCGGGCACGAACTGGGTGAACGAGTTGACGACCGCGATGATCGGCTTCGAGAAATCGTCGTCTTTCATGCCGGTGGCGCGCCACAGCGAGCGCGCACCTGCCATGTTGCGGCCGGCGGTAGAGGTTTTGGAACGGTAAGTGGGCATGGTGATGGCTGAAGAAATATCGCGGGAAAAGGGTGGGGGCTCGGGAATAAAGGCCCCTCTCGCGCCCGTGCGAACAACCTCTTGAGCTGCGCCCTGGGCAAACTCGACGATTATCCCACAGCCGCCGGGCCGGCGGCGCCGGCGGGCGCGGGCGAGCGGCGCGGGGCGGGGCGGGGCGGCGCGCCGGGGCGGCTGAATACACGAAGGCCACCAAGGCACCAAGGCACCAAGGCACCAAGGCACCAAGGCACCAAGGCACCAAGGCACCAAGGCACCAAGGCACCAAGGCACCAAGGCACCAAGGCACCAAGGCACCAAGGCACCAAGGCACCAAGGCACCAAGGCACCAAGGCACCAAGACACCAAGACACCAAGACACCAAGCCCACCAAACCCACCAAGCACGACGCCCGATGCAAACCATTGCTGGCGCAACCGGGCGGCGGCTTCATCGCCCGTCCCGCGGACGATGAAGCCGCACCGTGCCGCCCGATCGCGCATCAATCGAGCAGCGTCAGGATCTCGTCGTACAGCGCCTTCGGAATCCGCACGCCGTTCGCGATGCTGCGCGCGCGGGCGTCGAAGCGCCGTTGCGACGGCAGCCGCGCGCCCTGCGCGACGATCGATTCGAACATCCGCTCGGCGCGCGCGAGCCCCGCGTCGAGATCGTCGCCGAGAAACACCTTCGGATCGAACGCGATCACGAGTTCGCCGTGGCAGGGCGTCGCGCCGACGCCTTCGTCGAAGTCCATCGATTCCCGGCTCGTCATGTCGCCGATCAGCGCGCCGCCGAGCAGTTCGACCATCGCCGCCAGCGCCGAGCCCTTGTGGCCGCCGAACGTGCGCATCGCGCCTTGCAGCGCGGCCTTCGGATCGGTAGTCGGCTGGCCGTCCGCGTCGATCGCCCAGTGCGACGGAATCGCCTTGCCCTGTTTCGCGTGCAGCTCGATGTCGCCGCGCGCGATCGCGCTCGTCGCGAAATCGAACACGAACGGCTCGCCGAAGGGCTCGCCGAAGGGCTCGCCGCCCGGGCGCGGCCACGCGAACGCGATCGGGTTGGTGCCGAATACGGGCTCGCGGCCGCCTTCCGGCGCGACCCAGCTATGGCTCGGGTTCATCGCGATGCCGACCAGCCCTTCGGCGGCGATCGCCTCGACCTCGGGCCACAGCGCGGAGAAGTGATAGCAGTGGTTGATCGCCATCGCGGCGATGCCGTGCTGCTTCGCCATCTCGACGAGCACCGGCAGGCCGGTCTCGAAGCTCAGCAGCGAGAAGCCGCGATGCGCGTCGACCGCGACGATCGACGACGACAGCCGGCGCAGCGTCGGCACGGCCTGCGGATCGACCTTGCCCTTCTTCAGCGAGCGCACGCACACGAGCAGCCGGTACACGCCGTGCGAGTGGCACTCGTCGCGCTGGCCCTGCGCGATCACGTTGGCGATGGCCCGCGCATGCGCGTCGGACATCCCGTTGTGCGTCAGCACGCGCAGCGCGAGCGCGTGGACTTCATCGAGCGACAGGACGACTTCGGCGGTGCGCTCAGACATGGTTCACCTCGCGCGGGGCGGGCACGCCGTCGATGCGTTGCGGCACGTGCAGCGGATTGCTGCTGCGGATCGCGTCGGGCAGCAGCGCGTCCGGCACGTCCTGGTACGACACGGGGCGCAGGAAGCGCTCGATCGCGCGTGCGCCGACCGACGTCGTGCGCGTGTCGGACGTCGCCGGGAACGGGCCGCCGTGCACGATCGCGTGGCCGACCTCGACACCCGTGCCGAAACCGTTGACGAGGATGCGGCCGGCCTTGCGTTCGAGCGTCGGGCGCAGCGCGGCGAACAGCGCCGCGTCGCCGTCGGCGAGATGCGCGGCGATCGTCAACTGGCCTTCGAGCGATTTCAGCACGCGATGCAGCGTGTCGGCGTCCGGGCAGCGCACGATCAGCGACGCAGGGCCGAACACTTCGTCGCGCAATTCGCGATGCGCGACGAATGCGTCGGCGGACGTCGCGAACAGCGCTGCGCGGGCCTGGTGACGGCCGCCTTCCGCGCCTTCGGCGAGCAGCTCGACCGCATCGTGAGCGCGCAGCGCCGCGACGCCTTGCGCATAGCTCGCGTGGATGTGGGGTGTCAGCATCGTTTGTGCGGCTGCCGCGCGCAGCGCATCGGCCGCCGCGGCTTCGAATGCGCGCAGCGCGGCGCCGTCGATCGCGAGTACGAGGCCCGGGTTCGTGCAGAACTGGCCGGCGCCGAGCGTGAGCGACGCGACGAACTGCGGTGCGATGGTGTCGTGACGGGCCTCGAGCGCGGCGGGACACAGCACCACCGGATTGACCGAGCTCATTTCCGCATAGACGGGGATCGGCTCGGCTCGCGCGGCCGCGATATGCATCAGCGCCACGCCGCCGCGGCGCGAGCCGGTGAAGCCGACGGCCTGGATGCGCGGATCGGCGACCAGTGCCTGGCCGATCTCGCGCGACGCGTCGAACAGCAGCGAGAACACGCCGGCCGGCATCCCGCATTCGCGCGCGGCCTGCTGGATCGCGCGGCCGACGAGCTCTGACGTGCCCGGATGCGCGGAATGCGCCTTGACGATCACCGGGCAGCCGGCCGCCAGCGCCGACGCCGTGTCGCCGCCGGCCACCGAGAACGCGAGCGGGAAGTTCGACGCGCCGAATACGGCCACGGGCCCGACCGCGACGTTGCGCAGGCGCAGGTCGACGCGCGGCAGCGGCTTGCGCTCGGGGCGCGCCGGGTCGATGCGTGCGTCGAGAAACCCGCCGTCGCGCACGAGCGACGCGAACAACGCAAGCTGGCCGACCGTGCGGCCGCGTTCGCCTTCGATGCGCGCGCGCGGCAACCCCGTTTCGACGACGCAGCGCTCGATCAGGTCGTCGCCGAGCGCCATGATGTGGCGGCCGATCGCGTCGAGGAACGCGGCGCGCGCGTCGAGCGACGTTTCGCGATACGTGTCGAACGCATCGTCGGCGAGCGCGCACGCCGTTTCCAGGTCGTGCAGGCTCGCGCCGCCGAACGCCGGTTCGAGCGGTTCGCCGGTGGCGGCGGCAAGCGCATGGAAGGAGCCGTTCTGTCCGGCGACGGCCGATGGGCCGATCAGGAGCTGACCTGTGAGTTGCATGGTTTTCCTCGGGAAAAAGCGGGGCCGGGCGTGCTGCGCCCGACCGATGGAAGGGGAAAGGGCGCGGGCGCGTCAGTCCTCGTCGTCGTCGAGTTGCAGCTTGTCGGCGCGCACGCCGGTGCGAGCGCCCCAGTAGTAGATGACGAGCGCGACGGCCGCGACGACGGCCGTGTCGTACGGGTGCGCGAGCCGGCCCGTGCCGCCGAAGCCGCCGAGATACGACAGCACGATCATCGCCGCATAGAACGCGATCAGCCACGCGGACGAGCGCACCTGCTCGGCGAGGCTCAGGTGCGCGGTCGGCACCCAGCGGCGGCACGCGAGATAGATCGCGAACATCGCGATCTGCAGGCCGAGCAGCCAGGACACCGTGCTCCAGCCGGACCAGTAGACGATCAGCGCGGCGATCACGAACGACGCGGGGCCGGTGATGCCGAACGCGCTGGCGCGGAACGGCCGCGGCAGGTCGGGCGCGGTGCGGCGCAACGCGGCGACCGACACGGGCGCGACCGCATAGCTGAGCACCAGCGCGGCCGACACGATGTTGATCAGCGCTTCCCACGACGGGAACGGCAGCGTCCAGAAGATCGCGAGCCCGAACGTGAGCCACAGGCCCGCGCGCGGGATGCCCGACGCTTCGTCGACGCGCGTGAACACCTTGAAGAACGTGCCGGTCTTCGCCCAGCCGTAGACGACGCGCGGCGTCGCGTTCATGTAGATGTTGCCGCAGCCGCTCGGCGAGATCATCGCGTCGGCGACGACCATCACCGCGAGCCAGCCGACGCCGAGCGCGAGGGCGATGTCGCGGTACGGCAGCGAGAATGCCTTGCTCACGTCGTGCCAGCCGGCGGCGAGCATCGCCGTCGGGATGCTGCCGATGAACGCGAGTTGCAGCAGCACGTAGATCAGCGTCGACAGCAGGATCGACAGGATCAGCGCGATCGGGATCGTGCGCTGCGGATTGCGCACTTCGCTCGCGACCGACACGATCGGCGTGAGCCCGAGATACGCGAAGATGATGCCGCCGGCCGACACGGCCATCTCGATGCCCGGCATGCCGAACGGCGCGAAGCCGTGCACGGTCAGGTTCGCGGACTTGAAGAACGCGAACAGCACCGCGATCACCGACAGCGGCACGATGAACTTGAAGAGGCTGATGATGTTGTTCGCCTTCGCGAACGTCTTCACGCTCGAATAGTTCAGGTAAAAGAAGAAGCACAGCAGCGCAGCCTGCACGAGCCAGCCGAGCGTGGTCGGGTCGCTCGACCCGACGGCCGTCAGGCCCGGAAACCACGCGGCCGCGTACTGGCGTGCGGCGACGACTTCGATCGCGATCAGGCTCGAGAAGGCGATCAGCGTGATGAAGCCCATCAGGTAGCCGAGCAGCGGGCCGTGCGAGAACACCGGGTAGCGCACCACGCCGCCGGCGCGCGGCAGCGCGGCGCCGAGTTCGCAGTAGACGATGCCGAGCAGCAGCACCGCGAAGCCGCCGAGCAGCCACGAGAAGATGCCGGCCGGCCCCGCGATCGTCGACACGTGACTCGCGGCGAACAGCCACCCCGAGCCGAAAATGGCGCCGAGACCGATGAACGTGAGATCGGTCAGCGACAACTGTTTCTTGAACTTGCCGTGACCCGCGCCGGGATGCGCGGAACGGGAAAGCGGGACGGACGGATGGGCATTGCCTTGGCCTGGCATGAGCGTGTCTCCTGGGAATGTCGGTGCAGGCGCGCGTGGCGCGCGCTCCGACGGAGCAGCGCACACGCCTGCCGGCCGGCGTCGCCCGGTTCGAACGACCGGGGCGGGCCGCGGCCCGTTCACGCGCGGCGCGGGCGGGCGCCGGGGCGTGCGGACCCGCGGGCCATGCCGGACCGCGGACGGCGACGCACCGGGCAAACCCGCGCGCCGCCGCAGGGGCGTCGATCAGAGACCGACGTCGGGCAGCGCAGGGCGCGTGTCGAGCGCCTTCGCGACGATGGCCTTCACTTCCGCGAGCGTGTCGCCTTGCAGCGCGAGGCGCGGCGGACGCGTGACCGCGCTGCCGCGGCCGACCAGTTCCTCGCACAGCTTGATGCACTGCACGAGATCCGGGCGCGCGTCGAGGTGCAGCAGCGGCATGAACCAGCGATACAGCGCGAGCGCTTCGTCGAAGCGCTTTTGCTTCGCGAGGCGGAACAGCGTCTCGCCTTCCTTCGGGAACGCATTCGACATGCCCGACACCCAGCCTTCGGCGCCGACCGCGATGCTCTCGACCACGACGTCGTCGAGGCCCGCGAACAGCACGAAGCGATCGCCGACCGCATTGCGCAGGTCGATGAAGCGGCGCGTATCGCCCGACGAATCCTTGAAGCAGACGATGTTCTCGCAATCCTGCAGCGCGATCAGCACGTCGGGCGTCACGTCGTTCTTGTAGATCGGCGGGTTGTTGTAGACCATCACCGGCAGGTCGGTGCTCGTCGCGACCGCCCGGAAGTGCGCGGCGGTTTCGTGCGGCTTCGCCGAGTACACGAGCGCGGGCATCACCATCACGCCGTCGACGCCGACGCGCTGCGCTTCGCGCACCGTGTTGCGCGCGAATTCGGTCGTGAATTCGGCGATGCCGGCGATCACCGGAATCTTGCCGCCGGCCGCGTCGCGTGCGGCTTCGATCACCTGGAGCTTCTCGCTCGTCGACAGCGACGTGTTCTCGCCGACCGTGCCGCAGACCACGAGGCCCGACACGCCGTCGTTCACCAGGTTCTTGACCACGCGGTGCGTGGCGTCGATGTCGAGGGAAAAGTCCGGCTTGAACTGGGTGCTGACGGCCGGGAAAACCCCGGTCCACTGAATGGCTTTGCGGCTCACTGAAATCTCCTACGTTCGTATCGGTCGGCCGACGGTGTGTCGGTGTGGCAACCAGTATCGCCGCGCAAACGCCCATCACGCTTGAGTCGTATCGCGGAGCAAAATGACGAAATCGGCACAGCGGCCGGCGAGGGCGCGAAGGGCGTTTCGCACTATGCCGATTTCGTCGTCGTCCTCATCGAAAAGCCACAAGCGGACGGACGCGCGACGGAGGAAGCTATGCTCCTTTCCCCACTTCGGACAGCTCATGATGAAGCGCATCCAGATCATCGATTCGCACACGGGCGGCGAACCCACTCGGCTCGTCGTGTCCGGTTTTCCGTCGCTCGGCAACGGCACGATGGCCGAGCGACGCGACGTGCTCGCGCGCGAGCACGACCGTTACCGCACCGCGTGCATTCTCGAGCCGCGCGGCAGCGACGTGCTGGTCGGCGCGCTGCTGTGCGAGCCGGTAGCGGCCGACGCGGCGGCCGGCGTGATCTTCTTCAACAATAGCGGCTATCTCGGGATGTGCGGGCACGGCACGATCGGCGTCGTGCGCACGCTGCATCACATGGGACGCATCGCGCCCGGCGTGCACCGGATCGAGACGCCGGTCGGCACCGTCGAGGCGACGCTGCACGACGACCTGTCGGTCAGCGTGCGCAACGTGCCCGCGTATCGCCACGCGCAGGGCGTCGAAGTCGACGTGCCGGGATACGGCCCCGTGAAGGGCGACGTCGCGTGGGGCGGCAACTGGTTCTTCCTGATCAGCGACCACGGGCAGCGCGTCGCCGGCGACAACGTCGCGGCGCTCACCGCGTATGCGTCGGCCGTGCGCGAAGGGCTCGAACGCGCGGACATCACCGGCGCGAACGGCGGCGAGATCGATCACATCGAGTTGTTCGCCGACGATCCCCGGCACGACAGCCGCAGCTTCGTGCTGTGCCCGGGCCTCGCCTACGACCGTTCGCCGTGCGGCACCGGCACGAGCGCGAAGCTCGCGTGCCTCGCGGCCGACGGCAAACTCGCGCCGGGCGCCGTGTGGCGGCAGGCGAGCGTGATCGGCAGCGTATTCCACGCGAGCTACGAACTGGTCGACGGCGGCATCGTGCCGACGATTCGCGGCAGCGCGCACCTGAGTGCGGAAGCGACGCTGCTGATCGACGAAGACGATCCGTTCGGCTGGGGCATCGGGTCGTGAGCGAAACGAAGACCGACGTCGTCGTGATCGGCGCCGGCATCGTCGGCGCGGCGTGCGCGCACGAGCTCGCGCAGCGCGGGCTGCGCGTGCTCGTCGTCGACGACGCGAGCGGCGGCGCGACCGGCGCGGGCATGGGGCACCTCGTCGCGATGGACGACAATGCGGCCGAACTCGCGCTGAGCCATTACTCGATCGAACTGTGGCGCGCGTTGAGCGGCGAGATGCCCGACGGCTGCGCATACCGCAACTGCGGCACGCTGTGGCTCGCGGCCGATGCGCACGAGATGGATCTCGCGCGCGCGAAGCAGGCGACGCTCGCCGCGCACGGCGTGGCCGGCGCGCTGATCGACGCGGCGGCGCTCGCGCAACTGGAGCCGATGCTGCGCGCGGGCCTCGGCGGCGCGCTGAAGATTCCGGGCGACGCGATCCTTTATGCGCCCGTCACCGCGAACTGGCTGCTGCAGCGCGCGCCGCGCGTCACGCTGCGCCGCGAGCGGGCCGTCGCGGTCGATGGCCCGAGCGTGACGCTCGCGAGCGGCGACGTGCTGCGCGCGGAGCGTGTGGTCGTCGCGAACGGCGTGGCGGCGCGCACGCTGCTGCCCGAATTGCCGCTGCGCCCGAAAAAGGGCCATCTGCTGATTACCGACCGCTATCCGGGCCAGGTGTCGCACCAACTCGTCGAGCTGGGCTATGCGGCGAGCGCGCATGCGAGCGACGGCACGCCGGTCGCATTCAACGTGCAGCCGCGGCCGACCGGGCAGTTGCTGATCGGCTCGTCGCGCCAGTTCGACACCGAGGATGCGCAGGTCGAGCCGCCCGTGCTCGCGCGCATGCTGCGCCGCGCGGCCGGCTACCTTCCGGATCTGGCCGACCTGAACGGCATCCGCGCATGGACGGGTTTTCGCTCCGCGAGCCCCGACGGCCTGCCGCTGCTCGGCGAGCACCCGGCGCGGCCGGGCGTATGGCTCGCGGTCGGGCACGAAGGGCTCGGCGTGACGACCGCGTCGGGCAGTGCGCGGCTCGTCGCCGCGCTGATGGCCGGCGAGCGGCCGCCCATCGATATCGAACCGTATTTGCCGGGGCGCTTCCTGACCGCGTCCCCCGTAGCCGGAGCGCTGACATGAAACGACCCCCACGCGCACTTCGTTCGCCGTTGGCCGGAGTGGGCGCTTCGGCGCTTACTCCGGTCCCATGCAAGGCGACCCCCACGGAGGCGGTCCGCCTCGTTGGAACGGTCCGGCGGAGGTTGACATGATCATTCATCTGGACGGCCGCGCGCTGACGGTGGCCGACGGTGCGACCGTCGCGGCCGCCGTCGCGGCGAGCGGCGACGACACGACGCGTGTGTCGTGCACGGGCGCGGCGCGAGCGCCGTTTTGCGGGATGGGCATTTGCCAGGAATGCCGGATGACGATCGACGGCCGGCGCCGGCTGGCGTGCCAGACGCTGTGCCGCGACGGCATGCAGGTGGAGCGCACGCGATGAAACAGGAACGATTGAGCGTCGACGTCGCGATCGTCGGCGCGGGGCCGGCCGGGCTGTCGGCCGCGCGGGCCGCCGCGCGCAGCGGCGCGACCGTCGCGATCGTCGACGACAACCCGCGGGCGGGCGGGCAGATCTGGCGGCAGCCGGCCGCGGCCGCACCGACGCGTGCCGCGGCCGAACGCCTCGCCATCCTGAGGCAGCCGAACGTCACGCATCTCGCGGCGACGCGCATCGTCGCCGAAACGCAGCCGGGAACGCTGCTGCTCGAGGATGACGAACGCGGGCTGCTGCTCGATTTCCGGACGCTGATTCTCTGCTGCGGCGCCCGCGAGCTGCTGCTGCCGTTCCCGGGCTGGACGCTGCCCGGCGTGACCGGCGCAGGCGGCTTGCAGGCGCTGATCAAGTACGGGCTCGACGTGCGCGGGCAGCGCACGGTGATCGCGGGCAGCGGGCCGCTGCTGCTGGCGAGCGCGGCGACGGCCCGGCAGGCCGGCGCACGCGTATCGCACGTGCTCGAACAGGCCGCATGGAGCGACGTGGCCGGCTTCGGCGCGGGGCTGTGGCGCTGGCCGTCGAAGCTCGCGCAGGCCGCGAAGCTCGTCACGTCGGCGTATCGGCCCGCTGCGCACGTCGTCGAAGCCTTCGGCGACGTGCGGCTCGAACGCGTGCGGATTCGCCAAGGCGATCGCGAATTCGACGTCGACTGCGACCGGCTCGCGTGCGGCTTCGGCCTCGTGCCGAACACCGTGCTGCCGCGCCATCTCGGCTGCCAGATCGAGAACGGCGCCGTGGCGGTCGACGCGCATCAGCGTACGAGCCGCGACGGGTATTTCGCGGCGGGCGAATGCACGGGCGTCGGCGGCAGCGAACT harbors:
- the ilvD gene encoding dihydroxy-acid dehydratase, which codes for MPTYRSKTSTAGRNMAGARSLWRATGMKDDDFSKPIIAVVNSFTQFVPGHVHLKDLGQLVAREIEAAGGVAKEFNTIAVDDGIAMGHDGMLYSLPSRDIIADSVEYMVNAHCADAMVCISNCDKITPGMLMAAMRLNIPVIFVSGGPMEAGKTRLANPVTKTVELKKLDLVDAMVIAADQSYSDADVAEVERSACPTCGSCSGMFTANSMNCLTEALGLSLPGNGTVVATHADREQLFKRAGRRIVELTRQHYEQDDERVLPRSVGFKAFENAMTLDIAMGGSTNTILHLLAIAQEAGIDFTMKDIDRLSRSVPQLCKVAPNTNKYHIEDVHRAGGIMAILGELDRAGKLHTDVPTVHAPTLKDALDQWDIVRTQDEAVRTFYLAGPAGIPTQVAFSQDTRWPSLDLDRAEGCIRSYEHAFSKEGGLAVLTGNIALDGCVVKTAGVDESILVFEGSAHVTESQDEAVENILNDKVKAGDVVIVRYEGPKGGPGMQEMLYPTSYIKSKGLGKACALLTDGRFSGGTSGLSIGHCSPEAAAGGAIGLVRDGDRIRIDIPNRTIDVLVSDEELARRREEQNAKGWKPAQPRPRKVSAALKAYAKLVMSADKGAVRDLSLLDD
- a CDS encoding Ldh family oxidoreductase, which gives rise to MSERTAEVVLSLDEVHALALRVLTHNGMSDAHARAIANVIAQGQRDECHSHGVYRLLVCVRSLKKGKVDPQAVPTLRRLSSSIVAVDAHRGFSLLSFETGLPVLVEMAKQHGIAAMAINHCYHFSALWPEVEAIAAEGLVGIAMNPSHSWVAPEGGREPVFGTNPIAFAWPRPGGEPFGEPFGEPFVFDFATSAIARGDIELHAKQGKAIPSHWAIDADGQPTTDPKAALQGAMRTFGGHKGSALAAMVELLGGALIGDMTSRESMDFDEGVGATPCHGELVIAFDPKVFLGDDLDAGLARAERMFESIVAQGARLPSQRRFDARARSIANGVRIPKALYDEILTLLD
- a CDS encoding aldehyde dehydrogenase (NADP(+)); this encodes MQLTGQLLIGPSAVAGQNGSFHALAAATGEPLEPAFGGASLHDLETACALADDAFDTYRETSLDARAAFLDAIGRHIMALGDDLIERCVVETGLPRARIEGERGRTVGQLALFASLVRDGGFLDARIDPARPERKPLPRVDLRLRNVAVGPVAVFGASNFPLAFSVAGGDTASALAAGCPVIVKAHSAHPGTSELVGRAIQQAARECGMPAGVFSLLFDASREIGQALVADPRIQAVGFTGSRRGGVALMHIAAARAEPIPVYAEMSSVNPVVLCPAALEARHDTIAPQFVASLTLGAGQFCTNPGLVLAIDGAALRAFEAAAADALRAAAAQTMLTPHIHASYAQGVAALRAHDAVELLAEGAEGGRHQARAALFATSADAFVAHRELRDEVFGPASLIVRCPDADTLHRVLKSLEGQLTIAAHLADGDAALFAALRPTLERKAGRILVNGFGTGVEVGHAIVHGGPFPATSDTRTTSVGARAIERFLRPVSYQDVPDALLPDAIRSSNPLHVPQRIDGVPAPREVNHV
- a CDS encoding APC family permease, with the protein product MPGQGNAHPSVPLSRSAHPGAGHGKFKKQLSLTDLTFIGLGAIFGSGWLFAASHVSTIAGPAGIFSWLLGGFAVLLLGIVYCELGAALPRAGGVVRYPVFSHGPLLGYLMGFITLIAFSSLIAIEVVAARQYAAAWFPGLTAVGSSDPTTLGWLVQAALLCFFFYLNYSSVKTFAKANNIISLFKFIVPLSVIAVLFAFFKSANLTVHGFAPFGMPGIEMAVSAGGIIFAYLGLTPIVSVASEVRNPQRTIPIALILSILLSTLIYVLLQLAFIGSIPTAMLAAGWHDVSKAFSLPYRDIALALGVGWLAVMVVADAMISPSGCGNIYMNATPRVVYGWAKTGTFFKVFTRVDEASGIPRAGLWLTFGLAIFWTLPFPSWEALINIVSAALVLSYAVAPVSVAALRRTAPDLPRPFRASAFGITGPASFVIAALIVYWSGWSTVSWLLGLQIAMFAIYLACRRWVPTAHLSLAEQVRSSAWLIAFYAAMIVLSYLGGFGGTGRLAHPYDTAVVAAVALVIYYWGARTGVRADKLQLDDDED
- a CDS encoding dihydrodipicolinate synthase family protein; amino-acid sequence: MSRKAIQWTGVFPAVSTQFKPDFSLDIDATHRVVKNLVNDGVSGLVVCGTVGENTSLSTSEKLQVIEAARDAAGGKIPVIAGIAEFTTEFARNTVREAQRVGVDGVMVMPALVYSAKPHETAAHFRAVATSTDLPVMVYNNPPIYKNDVTPDVLIALQDCENIVCFKDSSGDTRRFIDLRNAVGDRFVLFAGLDDVVVESIAVGAEGWVSGMSNAFPKEGETLFRLAKQKRFDEALALYRWFMPLLHLDARPDLVQCIKLCEELVGRGSAVTRPPRLALQGDTLAEVKAIVAKALDTRPALPDVGL
- a CDS encoding 4-hydroxyproline epimerase, which codes for MKRIQIIDSHTGGEPTRLVVSGFPSLGNGTMAERRDVLAREHDRYRTACILEPRGSDVLVGALLCEPVAADAAAGVIFFNNSGYLGMCGHGTIGVVRTLHHMGRIAPGVHRIETPVGTVEATLHDDLSVSVRNVPAYRHAQGVEVDVPGYGPVKGDVAWGGNWFFLISDHGQRVAGDNVAALTAYASAVREGLERADITGANGGEIDHIELFADDPRHDSRSFVLCPGLAYDRSPCGTGTSAKLACLAADGKLAPGAVWRQASVIGSVFHASYELVDGGIVPTIRGSAHLSAEATLLIDEDDPFGWGIGS
- a CDS encoding NAD(P)/FAD-dependent oxidoreductase; protein product: MSETKTDVVVIGAGIVGAACAHELAQRGLRVLVVDDASGGATGAGMGHLVAMDDNAAELALSHYSIELWRALSGEMPDGCAYRNCGTLWLAADAHEMDLARAKQATLAAHGVAGALIDAAALAQLEPMLRAGLGGALKIPGDAILYAPVTANWLLQRAPRVTLRRERAVAVDGPSVTLASGDVLRAERVVVANGVAARTLLPELPLRPKKGHLLITDRYPGQVSHQLVELGYAASAHASDGTPVAFNVQPRPTGQLLIGSSRQFDTEDAQVEPPVLARMLRRAAGYLPDLADLNGIRAWTGFRSASPDGLPLLGEHPARPGVWLAVGHEGLGVTTASGSARLVAALMAGERPPIDIEPYLPGRFLTASPVAGALT
- a CDS encoding 2Fe-2S iron-sulfur cluster-binding protein; its protein translation is MIIHLDGRALTVADGATVAAAVAASGDDTTRVSCTGAARAPFCGMGICQECRMTIDGRRRLACQTLCRDGMQVERTR
- a CDS encoding NAD(P)/FAD-dependent oxidoreductase, with translation MKQERLSVDVAIVGAGPAGLSAARAAARSGATVAIVDDNPRAGGQIWRQPAAAAPTRAAAERLAILRQPNVTHLAATRIVAETQPGTLLLEDDERGLLLDFRTLILCCGARELLLPFPGWTLPGVTGAGGLQALIKYGLDVRGQRTVIAGSGPLLLASAATARQAGARVSHVLEQAAWSDVAGFGAGLWRWPSKLAQAAKLVTSAYRPAAHVVEAFGDVRLERVRIRQGDREFDVDCDRLACGFGLVPNTVLPRHLGCQIENGAVAVDAHQRTSRDGYFAAGECTGVGGSELAMVEGEIAGYAATGQTAQLAELVARRAHWQAFADAVRERFAIREPIRRLARPDTLLCRCEDVRFDAVAREPGWTAAKLQSRCGMGACQGRVCGAAAQALFGWAPQAPRTPLVPARVGTLMLDGPGSCDGA